AGACAGCGCGGCCGGCGGCAGAGGTCTGCACGATGCAAGCGGCGGCGCGAGGGTAGTGCCAGCGGCGCAGCGTCTCCCAAAATCGTCCGATCGGTTGATGTGCAGGCTGAGTCCGTTCGGAGACGACGACAGGCACCGCCAGCGGCTTGCAGGCGGCGAGCGTCAGGATGTTCATTTTGTCGCAAAAGCTGAGGACGACGTCGGGCTTGCTGGCCGCAACCGCGTTGCGAATCGCTGCGATCCGGCGTCGGTTGCTGGCGATCGCCTGGAAGATTGAACCGCTCTCGGACATCTGGTCCAAACCGATTCGCTCAACCGTTTCGTCACATTGATAGCGATCCTCGCCCGCCGCATCGAGCGTGATCAGCGTGACCGCATGTTCGACCGCCATTCGGTTTGCCAATCCGGCCATCACGCGTTCGGCACCGCCGCCGGTCAGCGAATGGATGGCACAAGTGATTCGCACGCGTGGCTACCTCGACGACGAGGGGGATTCGATATCTTCGAACTCGGGCATCGAATCGACGCGGCGCGGGTTGCGATACAGCACGTCGGCCAGCAGTTCAGGCGATCCCTGCAACGTCGATCGATCGTGGTGCCAGTCGACATCGCTGGGAACCATCGAACAATCCAACGGCCACGGATGAAAGACCTCATCGCCCAACGCGGCGATCAAGCGGCTGGAGTCCATCGTCACGTTGCCCGCTCGCGGCGGCATCGGTCCGGCGTCGATCCGCGGACATCCCATCAACAGCTTGGGATCGTAGCCGCCAACGCGATTGATGACCTGAGCGATCTCGTAGAGGCTCAAATTCCGCGGCCCACCGCAGTGATACAGCCCCGCCAAATCGTTCCCCAACAACCGCTCCACCACCAGGTTCAAGCAATCGGTATAGGTCGGCGTGCGGACTTCATCGAAGTAGAGCGTCGCGGGGCGGCCGTTCTTAAAACGGGACTGGATCCAATCGATCGCTCCAGCATGCCCGTTGAAACTGATCCCCATCGGCAGCGAAATCCGCAGTACACAAGCGTCGGGGCGTCGCTCCAAAACCAACCGCTCCGCCGCGACCATCGTCTTGCCATAGACGGTCACCGGATCGGGAGTGTCCTCTTCGGTGTATCCACCATCTTTATCGCCCGAGAAGACCAAATCGATCGAGAGGTGGATGAAGCGGGTTGTCGGCGCGAGCACGCGAATCAGATTTTCGACGCTCGTCACATTGATCCGCTCGGCCATCTGCGGATCCAATTCGCATGATTTCAGGGCACACGAACCCTCGCAGTTCAGCACCGCCGCCGGTTGGATCTGATCGATGATCTGCTGCCAGCGATCGAAGTCGTCGGAATTGCAGCCCAGGATCCCATCGCCCGAAAGAGGCCAATTGTCCTCGCGGCGGACCCCGTAGACCTGGCCGGGAAAGCGAGCTCGCAAATAGCGGAAGGCATTGTAACCAGCGACACCAGCGATTCCGGTGACGATCAAAGGCAGCGGTATCTCTGCGTCCATAGTGGCCTGTAGGTGCAACAAAGCGACGAAGTAATCGTCTGGGGAAAGAAAGTCCTCCCCCTTGTAACAGACCGCATCGATCGTGGCAAACCGCAGGCCGCTTCCGACCAAGCAAATCACTGGTTGTAATCAGCGATCCATGGCAGCGAACACCAGGTTTTCTAGTTTAACCGCGCGTGCATCGCCCCGCGTTTTTCAATTCCCTCGCCCCGGTTTTTTATTGCCTTCGCATCGCGAGGTTTCGCAGTTTAACGAAACAAACAGCAGCCAGGCTGTTCAGCTGGCGTCGTCTTTGTTGTTGCTGACCGCGATTGGAATCACGATCGCCGCGGCGATGACGAGACCGATCAACAATGGATGCAGCAGCGCCGAGATAGGTTGCTGCCCGCGAGCGATCATCGCATCTTGCGAAACGAGAATCTGCTTGACAGCTTTCGCCGGCGCGGTTGCTGCAGTGTGGCAGGTGAGAAATGCCGCGGCGTCAGCGGTCGCGATCTGGTAGTCGCCTGGCTTGTCGATCGTGAATTGGAAACGTCCATTTTCATCGGCTGCCGTCTTGGCGACGACTTTGCCTTGTTGACCAAGAACGACGGTCTTCCCGGCGGCCGGCTTGCCGTCGCGCGTCACCGACGTCCCTTGCAGCGTACGATTACCCGCCAGAAGAACGGGGATCGTGTGAACTTCTGGAGCTGCAGCGATCGCCGCCGGCGGTTGTTGGGCAGCCAGTGTGGCGATTGGCATATGCCACGAAACAACGGTTCCAATCAACAAAAAGTGCAGCGCACGCTTTGTGAGGTCCATCGAATGCATCCTTGCAAGTTGGTGAGGGCGGATGTCAACCACCGTCGAAAGGGGAGGAAATCTTCACAGCCAAACTCGTTTCGAGATCGAAACTTCTACGAGCGGCGTGAACAGGCTAGTGTGCTCCAGCCAGAAGGCTGGAGGATCGGGAGGTTAATCGAGTTTGCCGCCGGAAAAAAGAGCGATTCGCAAAGAACCGTGAATTTGCCGCACCACGACCGCGATAGCATTCCACGCTACTGCCGCATGCGGTCCCCTTGCAGGCCCGCGTTGAGCCAGCCGCCGTTGGTCTGCACTTCAGCGATATTGAGGGTTCCCAGCCGGTTGACCGGATCGGGCAGCTTGGCGACCGGAATCGGTTCGAACTTAAAATCGGCCGGCAATTCGTCCAACAACCGTCGCTTGAGGACGTTCATCTGTTGAATAAAGCGTCCGCCACGCATCCCTTCGGGGGCTGTCACTTGGACATCGTCGCCGCGGACGGCAACATACATCCCGTCGCGTTGTTCCACCGTGTACCCGAAACGAACGTTCATCGCCACCAACGGCACATTTTCCAAGAACCACGTCTGCCCACGCAACACGATTGAAATTTTGTTCCCTTCGAATTCGACCTCGATCGGCCGCTCGTCGGCAAAATGAATTCCCATCCCTTCAGGAATCTGCTCCTGATCTTTCTCCGATAGCTTGATCCCCAAAACCTGGAACTCGCGGCGGATGCTGTCGATCTTCCGTCCCGCATAGATCCGCTGGCAAACGCTGCCGACCGTCGATTCGTGAAGCATCACGCCGATGTCGCCGGCCGCCTGTTTCGGCAGCGCAGTGTAGGCCGGTTGGGAAAGTCCCGCATCGAACCGCAGCGCGACGGTCAACTTACTGGGATCGGTCAAAAAGTCGAAGGTTTGTGGCTGCACGTTCAATCGCAGCAGCGATCGTTGGACCTCGATATCGAAATCACGGCGGGCTTCAGCGATCTCTTCGACGATGTCTTCGTCGAACCGCTTCAGAAACGAATCGCTGGTTCGGTTGGAAAGATCGTGCCGCGCTTGCGGTTGCTCTTTGGCGATTTCGTTCCCGGCGATTCGCCGCACCAACTTGCCGATACCGCCCCGGAATTTGCTGCAAACCTGTTCGGTGCGCAGATTGGAATTGGCTTGCGCCGTTCCTTTAAGCGTCAGGAACTGGTCCTCGGAAAAGATCACTGTCTTCTGAGCCGTCAGCACGGTGTCGCCGCGGAGCGTAAATGAAACCGGTCCCTGGCGGCCGTTCATCGTCGATTGTACCGTCCCCTGAAATCGAACCTCGCACTGACCGGGGGAAGTGCCGCTGACCGGATGCATCGTCGCGACACCCGTCAACACCGCCTGGCCTGTCACCTGCACCTTGTCTTTGTTTTCGCGGATCGGCTGGACTTCGGTCACCTGCCGCGCAGTGAGTGTCGCCAAGGCGGCGGCGGAGACATCGACGTTCGTGTTCGCCCGACCAAAGCGGTCGGCGACGCGAGCCAATTCAGCGGCCAGTTGTTCGCGCGATCGAAACCATTCGGTCAGCTGCGCCATGCGTCGGATCTCCGCCGACGTTCTGGCGTGATCCTGCAGGGCCAACAGATCGGCAAATTCATCCCGTCGTTTTTCGAAGTCTTGAGCCAGCGTTGTCGGCCGATCGGCCAGCAGTTCCGGGTCGTCGGGAAATTGTTCCAAATCGATTTCGAACTGGGCAATCTTTTCCGCCGAAATCGACTGCCGACGGGCCAACACCAGTCCGCTTCGCAGATCGACCAAGTGCTTTCGCAAACGAGTCAACGACGGCCGCTCGATTCCATCGTGCAGTCCCGCCAGACGATACATCGATGCGGTGACCGCCTCGATCGCATCATCGTCCACTTGGTCGCTCGCCAACGCTTCGCCCAACGGATCGAACAACAAATAGTCTCGCCAGGCCGGACCGCTGCCGGCATACTGCAGCATCGCATCGGCCTCCCGCAACGCATCGACCGCCTCGGATCGCCGCTGTTGCAGCGTCGCATCGGTGATCGGTTGAAACGTCGATTGTCGAATCCGATCGATCAAGTCATCCGCATCGACAGTTTGCGACAGCATCCAACACAAACCCAACAACGGCAGGGCGCTACGAAATTTCATCATGGTGCAGGTTCAAGTGGTAGATCAAGTTGTGAAGTCAAATCAATGGTGGCGGGCATTCATGCGGGCTATGTCATCGAAGTTCCAAGTCCCGGCGGACCTGGAGCCGCGAGAATCAATCGGTCTGTTCGCGGTCGTAGGCACCGATCACGATCGTCCATCCTGAATCGGTCAAATTGCCGACGCTGCCGATCATCCCGAAGTACTTTTGCACCTCGGAGAACGGAGGCAGTTTGGAAAAATCGGTGTCGGGCCGCGGGCGGTCTTCGTCGGACTTCAACAGCATCAACAACATGTTGCCGTACATGCTCTCGGCTTGTTTTAGTCCATCGAGTCCATCGCTGCGAAGGATCTCGTAGGTGTGACGGATATCGCGATCGCCGCGGACAAACCCTCGCATAAACGACTGCTCCGTCGTCCAAGGTTCCATGCGTTGGGTCATCGCCGCGAACTCTTGACTTTCGGCCAGCGGTTTGCCTTGGCTCCCCAAGACCACATCCTGGACCATCGTCGCGTGCGTGGAGATCCACAACCGCCCATCGGCGACCATGATGCCAGCGCGAGTGAAAGTGGAATTGCCCTGCTTGTCCTCCAACGCGATCTCCCAGAGATCGAACTTCTGCCGCGGCAACCGGGATCGAATCGCTTTGTTATCATTCCGCAAAAATCGGTAGATCAACGATGCCACGCGGCGCTCCTGCACCTTGGGGTTTTCGATCGGGATGGCGATCAAGGTTCGCTCTCGCCGCTCCGCCTCCAGGTAATCGCTGTGCGTGACAATTTCCGGTTCCAGCATCGGCAACAAACCACCGATCAAGTCGAAACCGAGATCGTTTTTCCAATCGCCCAGCGTCGCCTCCCACGCGCCGGGGGCGTCGGTCACGTCGTCGTAGACATCCCCGATGTTGGACAACATCGACAGCAAGTTCCAACGATTGACCATCGCATTGCTGGTCGTATCGTGAACGAAAGCGGGGGGAGTGAGGTCGCCAGCGACAAAGTCGAGCGACTTCAATGCCTTTTCGCGAGGCGGCGGCGCATCGATCTGGATGTCGTTCAAGAAGTCAAATCCGCCGTCGCCAATCCAGCCAAATCCGCCGATCCCTTGGATCCCCGCAAACCCATGACGCAGCGGGAATGGCGGGCGATCGGGATGAGCGCTCGATACGGTCCCTTCCTTCTTATTCATCACGACCGCCAATCGGATCACATCGGCATACCAACGAACGTCGGCCTCGCCATCGCGTGGCGGTGCGGCGGTCATGCGTTGGTACGCGGCAACCGATTGCAGACTCTTCCAATTCGCGGCATCAGCCCAGCCCGAAACGATGCGGGTTGCGATCGCCACATCGCCGCTGATCAACAAACCGTGGTCGGTGTACGCGTAGAGCACCTGTTCGTCGTCGGACATGTCGTAGATCTTCGCCGCGATCGGAAAGCTGGCGTTGCTGGCGCGGCCCCCATCGGAAACGATCTGCCGCCCCGCCTCATCGATCATCTTCTGCGCACTTTCGGCAGACATTTCGATCAAGAAACTCATCGACAATTCGTCAGCGGCCGATTCCAACCCCGCGATCGACAGACGACCAGACGCATATTCCTTCAGCTGCTTGTCGTCGAAGCCGTAGGCGCGGCGGAGGCGGGCGGAGAAGTCTTGTTCGCTGTCGGCGAATTCGGTCCGAAAGTTGGCCATCGCCGGACTGTCCCACAACCGTCCCATGCTCGTCGCCGCCAGCTTCTCTTGAAAGCTTTTGAAATTGGCGATCGAGACGAAGAAACGCGTATCGTCAGGGAAATGCTCCGCAGGATCGGCGGCAGCCACGTGGGCGACCAAGAGAACAAGCAGGAGCCATTGTTGAGCAAATCGCATCATCGGATCAGCACTTCGGGGTGTGTAAAGCAAAGTTGTCGAGAGTTACCGACGTGCGATCACAAACGATCCGCATCGCGGCACGCCACCATTGTAGTTAGGCAAAATCACCAAGGAAGACGTAACCGGCTACGGAACGGGTTTGATTTGCAGAGCGTCTCGAGCCAGCTGCAAATAGAGTTCCGGGATCTCGTCGGCGCGATCAAACACATATTGCTGCAACACTTCGCGACCGAGTTCCAGTTTGCCATGGTGTTTGATCATTTGCATGGCGAACACGAGGGCCAACCCCGAGGTCAGTGGCGGATCGTCCAATCGCTGCACCAGCTCTTCAAACGTTTTGCCGTTCCAATCGACTCCCGACCAAGCCCCCACGATGAACTGCATCTCCCGTTGGAAGAAGGCGCCTTCCTGGAAGTGGTCGATCAGCGAAATACATTGGCTGTAGAGGATCGAATCGACCTCGGGGTACTGCTTCAGCGTGGCGTCCCCTTCGTACGCGATCTGCAAAATCGCTTGATACAGGATCATGTTCAACGGCAGCAGGAAGACGTCGCGCATCGAATCTTGCCGCAGCAATTTCGCTCGCCCGATCCGTCGACCTCGCGGTCCGTCGTTGACATGCGACGAGATCTGTTCGATCCACTCCGGCGGAATCTTTTCGCTCCGCAGGATGATGTTCAACAGCACCCGGTCGTCGACTCCCGATCCGCCCAGAACCGCCTCCATCACTTTCCGCATCTCTCCGGCGCGGTATCCGTCGGACCAACAGACTAAGATCGGTTCGGCATTGAACGCTTCGAGAACCATCGGCACGCCCGAGATACTGGAAAGTTCCTGCGGCGTCGGCCAGCCCTTGTACCAATTCCGGATCCGGCCCTCGAGCCACAGTTTGTTCGCACCGGCGATGTCCCCTTGATCCTCCAGGATGATTCCCAAAATCCCGCAGGCTTCGCTAAAGTGCGAATAATGGATTCCTTCGATCGGCGTTTTGGGATCGACGCGTTGGAGGAACGCTTCGAGATCGCGCTGCGCCGCCGGCAGGTCCTCTTGGGCATGGGCAATCCGCGCCCGATCGATCAACAGCGGCAGATGGGCCGATGCGATCTTGTCGATGTCGTCGTCCAACCATGGCGCGATCGTCTGCAGCGCGTCGTCGTACCGCTGTTCCAGAATCAACATCCAAACGAGGTCGCTGAGTATCGCCGCCCGTTCGATCTCGTCGGGTTGGGGCAGTTGATCGATCTCGTCCAACAGCGATCGAAGTTCCGGTATCGCTTGCAAACGTGCTTCGTGTGGTGTCAAAGAACGGTCGCAACGAATCACATCGCACCAACGCCAAACGGCCATCCGCCGCCACGCGGGATCCTCGCTGAACAGATCGATCGCCGACCGCAGCGCATCGGCATCCCCCTCGGTCAAAAACGCGATCCGCGACCGCTGGCCCGCTTTGACAAGCATCTTGGAAAACTGCAGCTTGTCCGACGCGGGAATCAACCGCTGCACATCTTCCATCGAATACAACGTCTGCAATTTATCGTGCAGATATGACATCCGAACTCGCAGTACCGGGGTGTCAGCGTAGACCGCCAACAACCGAACCGCTGCATAGAGGTACCAACGCGAGTCGTTTTCGTCGTCCGAACCGCTGGGGGAATGGTTCTCGACGATCTCTTCGAGACGCTGAAAATACTCCTGCGGCGATTCATATTCGTAGGTCAGCGCCAGCTTGAATAGCGCTTCGACATCGCGCGGCCGTTTGGCGTAGTGGCTGCGAGCCCCGCTGATGTCGTCGGCCGCAAACGCTTCATCACCCAATTGAATCTCGCGATCGGCCACCAGGGACGTGTCATCGGCCACCTGGTACTCCAGGACTGGCCGCTGCACCACGGCAGATGGCGGACAGATCAGCCCCAGTTCTCCCGGATGTTGTGGACTCAACGGGAACGGATCTTGGAACTCCATCGCGTCGCGGCCACCGACGGAGAAGCTGAGTCCGGTCAAGCCTTGCCGCCGCGCCCGCAGGCGGAGGTTGTTCTTTAATGCAACGGGTTGCTGGCGCAGGATACTGTCGCCCCGCAGCGGATCTTTGCGAATGATGTACATCCGCACGCGATCCATCTGGTTCGATTCTTCCAACGTCATCAAATCGTCGGGGAGATACGACGGGTCGTAATCTTGATCGGCGACGACAAATTGATAGCCGCGTTCCTCGTCGGAGTTGATCAGCAAACCGATCATCGGCGTCTGCAGCGATTCGATCCCAAAGTCGACGGCGATGGAGACGTTCCCCTTGGGATTCTCCTGCAGCGGCAGCAGCCATTCGTCGCTGAAATCAACGGGTTCACGTACCCAAACACCATCGTCGGCGCTGAATTCGTCCTCGGGATACGCTTCGGCGACCAGCGGACGCCACTGCTGCAACCGTTGCTCCAATCGCTGGCGAACCTGGGTTTCCGTCGCGAGAAACTCCTTCGATTTGGGCCACGGATATTCGGCGGCGACGCGAGCCAATTCGGCTTCGACCCTCGATTCGATCTCAAGGGTGATCACGCGTTGGTCCAACAACAAGTTGATCGGGTTGGTCCAGACGTTTAACAATCGCATCCGCCGCAATTCATCCTGCGGCGGTTCCCCGACGCGCTGTCGTAGCGTTTCGATTTCATCCAGCGTTCCCGTCAGCGTTTGCGCAAGCTGCGGGTCCAGCTGCATTTCGGCCACCGGTAGATTCGGTTGACTCTGCCGCCGCTCTTCGACAACGATCTGACCGTCATACTCTTGTTCGGCTTGCGACAACGCCAACTGGTTTTGCAGTTTAACGTTCGCCCGTTCGACAGCCCGCTGAGCCGTCTTGGTCTCCTCCAACGCATTCAACGAGATCACGGTCGCAGTCGACGTCGCCAACGCGATCACAAACGTCGACGCGATCAACGCCGCACTCCAGCTGCGGTTCTTTCGCGCCCAACGCCCCGCCCGACCAAGCCACGATTCGCGGACGACCGAAACGCGTTCATCGGCCAGATAGCGGTCGACATCCTCGGCCAATTCGCGGGCCGTTTTGTAGCGCCGCTCGCGATCGGGATCCATCGCGGCCCGACAGATCGCCACCAACGGTTTGGGCAGATCGCTGCGGATCGACCGTGGTGAGGGCACATTTCCGCTGCGGACCTGTTCCAGCAACTCGCCGACCGACGAAAAGCCTTGATTCGAAAAAGGAGCGATGCCGGTCATCAGATGATACAGCGTCGCCCCAAGGCTGTAGACATCCGCTTGGGAGCCCATCTGTTGCGGATCGCCGGAGGCTTGTTCGGGCGACATGTAATAGGGCGTTCCGACCACCGCGCCTTGCTGCGTTTTCGCCCCGCCGGAACCGGACAACGAAACGGGTTGTCCAGGATCGGCCGTTTCGGCCACGTGGTCGGTCGCCTTGGCCAAGCCCCAGTCGACGACCAAATTCTCGCCGTATTCCCCCAGCATGATATTGGCCGGCTTCAGATCGCGATGCAGCACGCCGCGGCTGTGTGCATACTCAATCGTGTTGCAGACGCTTTGAAAGCGATTCAACAGACTGCGCAGCCGGCCGGTAAAATGTTCCCCATTCTCGGGAGCATGCAGGGTCGCGATCTCGTCGGCTAGGCTGTTGCCGGTGATGAACCGCATCGCATAATAAGGACGGCCATCGTCGTAGCGTCCCAACGCGTAGACCGGCACGATCCCGGGATGCTCCAAACGTCCGGTGATCTCCGCCTCGTAGATGAACCGGTTCTGGCTGTCGAGGATATCGGCAAACCGTTCCTTGATCTCCTTGATCGCCACGTCGCGACCAAAGTCGAGATCTTCGGCCAGCGAGACCATCCCCAGGCCACCTTCGGCATGCTTGTGCAGTTTGCGAAAGCGGTCCTGACCGTGAGAGGTCACCTCGCGAGTCGGCCCCAGATCGGTGTTGGGCAGCGTCTGATAGGGATCGTTCTCAGCGGCGCTGGGGATCGTGCTGAACGGATCGGCCTCGCCGGGATCCGCAGCGCCCGTCGATTGTTCGACCGAATCCAATTGCGAATCGGTGAGCGTGTCGTGTTGACTCGCGTCGTCGGTCGAAACCTCGGGAGGAAAGGTCTGCAGCGCCGCGTCGACAAAGGCTTGCACTTCCTGCTGCGACGCCGATTCGGGAAGCGAATCGAACATCTGCCGGATCACAGACGATTGTGACGGATCGATCGCGCCGTCCGATTCCATCCGCTGCAGAATCGTATCGATCGACTGGCCCGTATCGACCGCATCGCGCAGAAAGTCTTGATGCGCGTCGGCCGACGCTCCCATGTGCCGCAGCGCGGCGAGTATCCGATCTAGGTCTAACTGGTGACTCATGACAGCCAATATAGCACCCCAACCAACAAACGCCAGAAACCGTTGGGAGGTTTGCAGAGCAATTGAGTGCTTCAATTTGAGGTATCAGCCGCCACGCTGGCAAGTTCGCGGCCGAGTCGCAAGCTATCGGCCAGCCGCGTTGTCCGGACATCGCGACGAAATGCTGCACGCCCCCGAAGGAAGTCTTGTCGTGGTGCATTGCATCCAATATCAACCGGGATCCGAAAATGTAGATTCCGTCCTCACAACCCGCTCAAACTCAGCGAGACCGCCGAAACGCTGGCGTCCCAATAGTGAAAGAGGCAATGGGGCTGTCAGTCGAAATAAGTTTGCATTACAACGACCAAGCATGTGCTGGCTGAAATCTCGCTCGATTCGGGCGTGGTTGCGGCAGAGTTTAATTGCTTCACGACCGATCGAACGACAACGATGAGGAACTTCGATGAGCGGACTTTATTTGACCTGTT
Above is a genomic segment from Rosistilla ulvae containing:
- a CDS encoding SDR family oxidoreductase — its product is MICLVGSGLRFATIDAVCYKGEDFLSPDDYFVALLHLQATMDAEIPLPLIVTGIAGVAGYNAFRYLRARFPGQVYGVRREDNWPLSGDGILGCNSDDFDRWQQIIDQIQPAAVLNCEGSCALKSCELDPQMAERINVTSVENLIRVLAPTTRFIHLSIDLVFSGDKDGGYTEEDTPDPVTVYGKTMVAAERLVLERRPDACVLRISLPMGISFNGHAGAIDWIQSRFKNGRPATLYFDEVRTPTYTDCLNLVVERLLGNDLAGLYHCGGPRNLSLYEIAQVINRVGGYDPKLLMGCPRIDAGPMPPRAGNVTMDSSRLIAALGDEVFHPWPLDCSMVPSDVDWHHDRSTLQGSPELLADVLYRNPRRVDSMPEFEDIESPSSSR
- a CDS encoding DUF4198 domain-containing protein, translating into MDLTKRALHFLLIGTVVSWHMPIATLAAQQPPAAIAAAPEVHTIPVLLAGNRTLQGTSVTRDGKPAAGKTVVLGQQGKVVAKTAADENGRFQFTIDKPGDYQIATADAAAFLTCHTAATAPAKAVKQILVSQDAMIARGQQPISALLHPLLIGLVIAAAIVIPIAVSNNKDDAS
- a CDS encoding serine/threonine protein kinase; amino-acid sequence: MSHQLDLDRILAALRHMGASADAHQDFLRDAVDTGQSIDTILQRMESDGAIDPSQSSVIRQMFDSLPESASQQEVQAFVDAALQTFPPEVSTDDASQHDTLTDSQLDSVEQSTGAADPGEADPFSTIPSAAENDPYQTLPNTDLGPTREVTSHGQDRFRKLHKHAEGGLGMVSLAEDLDFGRDVAIKEIKERFADILDSQNRFIYEAEITGRLEHPGIVPVYALGRYDDGRPYYAMRFITGNSLADEIATLHAPENGEHFTGRLRSLLNRFQSVCNTIEYAHSRGVLHRDLKPANIMLGEYGENLVVDWGLAKATDHVAETADPGQPVSLSGSGGAKTQQGAVVGTPYYMSPEQASGDPQQMGSQADVYSLGATLYHLMTGIAPFSNQGFSSVGELLEQVRSGNVPSPRSIRSDLPKPLVAICRAAMDPDRERRYKTARELAEDVDRYLADERVSVVRESWLGRAGRWARKNRSWSAALIASTFVIALATSTATVISLNALEETKTAQRAVERANVKLQNQLALSQAEQEYDGQIVVEERRQSQPNLPVAEMQLDPQLAQTLTGTLDEIETLRQRVGEPPQDELRRMRLLNVWTNPINLLLDQRVITLEIESRVEAELARVAAEYPWPKSKEFLATETQVRQRLEQRLQQWRPLVAEAYPEDEFSADDGVWVREPVDFSDEWLLPLQENPKGNVSIAVDFGIESLQTPMIGLLINSDEERGYQFVVADQDYDPSYLPDDLMTLEESNQMDRVRMYIIRKDPLRGDSILRQQPVALKNNLRLRARRQGLTGLSFSVGGRDAMEFQDPFPLSPQHPGELGLICPPSAVVQRPVLEYQVADDTSLVADREIQLGDEAFAADDISGARSHYAKRPRDVEALFKLALTYEYESPQEYFQRLEEIVENHSPSGSDDENDSRWYLYAAVRLLAVYADTPVLRVRMSYLHDKLQTLYSMEDVQRLIPASDKLQFSKMLVKAGQRSRIAFLTEGDADALRSAIDLFSEDPAWRRMAVWRWCDVIRCDRSLTPHEARLQAIPELRSLLDEIDQLPQPDEIERAAILSDLVWMLILEQRYDDALQTIAPWLDDDIDKIASAHLPLLIDRARIAHAQEDLPAAQRDLEAFLQRVDPKTPIEGIHYSHFSEACGILGIILEDQGDIAGANKLWLEGRIRNWYKGWPTPQELSSISGVPMVLEAFNAEPILVCWSDGYRAGEMRKVMEAVLGGSGVDDRVLLNIILRSEKIPPEWIEQISSHVNDGPRGRRIGRAKLLRQDSMRDVFLLPLNMILYQAILQIAYEGDATLKQYPEVDSILYSQCISLIDHFQEGAFFQREMQFIVGAWSGVDWNGKTFEELVQRLDDPPLTSGLALVFAMQMIKHHGKLELGREVLQQYVFDRADEIPELYLQLARDALQIKPVP